One genomic segment of Streptomyces liangshanensis includes these proteins:
- a CDS encoding GNAT family N-acetyltransferase has product MTTTLRPTEPLRQTDDGARSRTYEVCVNSRPVGTITLGTDPGFGPAVGVIQALRIEAPDRRRGRGTVAALAAEEVLRGWGCEEVLTSVEIPGQPEGTDPTGDAALRLVAALGYTERSSNMVKALPSRPPELPAALTGRPLDDSEYEPWWAAAAERYAQAWIDRGASPELARNKAETARAVTLPEGLATPGVSLSALVHDERVVGTLWVSRREETPEEPGAYVYDVVVAEDQRGKGYGRALMLLAERVALGFGAARLGLHVFAGNTPAIRLYESLGYTTTHRNFRKTLL; this is encoded by the coding sequence ATGACCACCACCCTGCGGCCGACCGAGCCGCTCCGGCAGACCGACGACGGCGCCCGTTCCCGTACGTACGAGGTCTGCGTGAACAGCCGCCCCGTCGGGACGATCACCCTCGGCACGGACCCCGGCTTCGGCCCGGCGGTCGGCGTGATCCAGGCGCTGCGGATCGAAGCACCCGACCGGCGGCGCGGACGCGGCACGGTCGCGGCCCTCGCCGCCGAAGAGGTGCTGCGCGGCTGGGGATGCGAGGAGGTACTGACCTCCGTGGAGATCCCCGGGCAGCCGGAGGGGACGGACCCCACCGGCGACGCCGCACTCCGCCTGGTCGCCGCACTCGGCTACACCGAACGCAGCAGCAACATGGTCAAGGCGCTGCCGTCCCGCCCACCGGAGCTGCCGGCCGCCCTCACGGGCCGCCCGCTCGACGACAGCGAGTACGAGCCCTGGTGGGCGGCGGCGGCCGAGCGCTACGCCCAGGCCTGGATCGACCGGGGCGCCTCGCCCGAGCTGGCCAGGAACAAGGCGGAGACCGCCAGGGCCGTGACCCTGCCCGAGGGCCTGGCCACCCCCGGCGTCTCCCTCAGCGCCCTCGTCCACGACGAGCGGGTCGTCGGCACGCTCTGGGTCTCCCGGCGCGAGGAGACCCCCGAGGAGCCGGGCGCGTACGTGTACGACGTGGTGGTGGCGGAGGACCAGCGGGGCAAGGGGTACGGCCGGGCCCTGATGCTGCTGGCCGAACGCGTGGCCCTCGGCTTCGGGGCGGCCCGGCTGGGACTGCACGTCTTCGCGGGCAACACCCCGGCGATCCGCCTGTACGAGTCGCTCGGCTACACGACCACGCACCGGAACTTCCGCAAGACGCTCCTCTGA
- a CDS encoding DsbA family protein, producing MNDSAPADPVVLDFWCELQCPDCRHALEDVRALRERYGSRVDIRLRHFPLEKHRHAFAAAQAAEEAFEQGRGWAYVEAVLARTDDLAAKGEPVLLEIAGELGLDAEEFDTALIDGRHILIVDADQAEGKAIGVTGTPTYVVGGERLDGGDGQEGLRARIEAIVDGELAREDA from the coding sequence ATGAACGATTCAGCCCCCGCCGACCCCGTCGTCCTCGACTTCTGGTGCGAACTCCAGTGTCCCGACTGCCGCCACGCCCTGGAGGACGTGAGGGCGCTGCGCGAGCGGTACGGAAGCCGGGTGGACATCCGGCTGCGCCACTTCCCGCTGGAGAAGCACCGCCACGCGTTCGCCGCCGCGCAGGCCGCGGAGGAGGCGTTCGAGCAGGGGCGGGGCTGGGCCTACGTGGAGGCCGTGCTTGCCCGTACCGACGACCTCGCGGCGAAGGGCGAACCGGTACTGCTGGAGATCGCCGGGGAGCTGGGCCTGGACGCCGAGGAGTTCGACACGGCCCTGATCGACGGCCGGCACATCCTGATCGTGGACGCGGACCAGGCCGAGGGCAAGGCGATCGGGGTGACCGGCACACCCACCTATGTGGTCGGCGGGGAGCGGCTCGACGGCGGCGACGGCCAGGAGGGGCTGCGGGCGCGGATCGAGGCGATCGTGGACGGGGAACTGGCGCGCGAGGACGCCTGA
- a CDS encoding CGNR zinc finger domain-containing protein, producing the protein MLIPHDTRIALDTVVDLVNTAPDGDAAEVTPDALADISALDTFVRDHRISGVERLGVRDLRAVLDVRKRFADVFAAPDAPTAAALINQLVAGAGTTPQLTDHDGYDWHVHYFAPGASVADHLAADCGMALAFIVVAGEQERLRRCEAPDCGRAFVDLSRNRSRRYCDSRTCGNRLHVAAYRARRKEAAAG; encoded by the coding sequence GTGCTGATTCCCCACGACACCCGGATCGCCCTCGACACCGTGGTCGATCTGGTGAACACCGCGCCGGACGGCGACGCGGCGGAGGTCACGCCCGACGCGCTCGCGGACATCTCCGCGCTGGACACCTTCGTACGGGACCACCGCATCAGCGGGGTGGAGCGGCTGGGCGTCCGTGACCTGCGGGCGGTGCTGGACGTACGGAAGCGGTTCGCGGACGTGTTCGCGGCGCCGGACGCGCCGACGGCGGCCGCCCTGATCAACCAGCTGGTGGCCGGGGCGGGCACCACCCCGCAGCTGACCGACCACGACGGCTACGACTGGCACGTCCACTACTTCGCCCCGGGCGCCTCGGTCGCCGACCATCTCGCCGCCGACTGCGGCATGGCCCTGGCCTTCATCGTCGTGGCGGGGGAACAGGAACGGCTGCGGCGCTGCGAGGCCCCGGACTGCGGACGCGCGTTCGTCGACCTGTCGCGCAACCGCTCCCGGCGGTACTGCGACAGCCGTACCTGCGGCAACCGGCTGCACGTGGCCGCCTACCGGGCGCGGCGCAAGGAAGCGGCGGCGGGCTGA
- a CDS encoding SsgA family sporulation/cell division regulator encodes MNTTVSCELHLRLVVSSESSLPVPAGLRYDTADPYAVHATFHTGAEETVEWVFARDLLAEGLHRPTGTGDVRVWPSRSHGQGVVCIALSSPEGEALLEAPARALESFLKRTDAAVPPGTEHRHFDLDTELSHILAES; translated from the coding sequence ATGAACACCACGGTCAGCTGCGAGCTGCACCTGCGCCTCGTTGTATCGAGCGAGTCCTCACTGCCTGTACCCGCGGGCCTGCGGTATGACACGGCCGATCCCTACGCCGTGCACGCCACCTTCCACACCGGAGCCGAAGAGACGGTCGAGTGGGTCTTCGCCCGCGACCTTCTCGCCGAGGGGCTGCACCGGCCCACCGGCACCGGCGACGTCAGAGTCTGGCCGTCGCGCAGCCACGGTCAGGGCGTCGTCTGCATCGCTCTGAGCTCTCCGGAGGGCGAGGCTCTGCTCGAGGCCCCGGCGCGGGCCCTGGAGTCGTTCCTCAAGCGGACCGACGCCGCGGTGCCACCGGGCACCGAACACCGACACTTCGATCTCGACACGGAACTCTCGCACATCCTGGCCGAGAGCTGA